A genomic region of Micromonospora sp. NBC_01796 contains the following coding sequences:
- a CDS encoding HNH endonuclease yields MPDIRPTVGSGSLVLNATYEPLCVVSVRRAAILVLSAKAVCVADGEGMLHSARNSLPVPSVVRLTRFVRVPYRSHVGLSRRAIFARDGWRCAYCRGPAETIDHVFPRSRGGRHAWENVVAACAKCNHSKGDKTPAELGWRLHALPAPPKGTAWRVLGHRAPDPRWADWLDLRDAEIAA; encoded by the coding sequence ATGCCTGACATACGACCCACGGTGGGCTCCGGCTCGTTGGTGCTCAACGCTACGTATGAGCCACTGTGTGTCGTTTCGGTGCGTCGAGCAGCGATTCTCGTGCTCTCTGCGAAGGCAGTCTGCGTCGCCGACGGCGAGGGCATGCTGCACAGCGCCCGCAACTCCCTGCCCGTTCCCTCGGTGGTCCGACTGACCCGCTTCGTCCGGGTGCCGTACCGCAGCCACGTCGGCCTCTCCCGTCGGGCGATCTTCGCCCGGGACGGCTGGCGGTGCGCCTACTGCCGGGGTCCGGCCGAGACCATCGACCACGTCTTCCCGCGCAGCCGGGGCGGCCGGCACGCCTGGGAGAACGTCGTCGCGGCCTGCGCCAAGTGCAACCACAGCAAGGGTGACAAGACCCCGGCCGAGCTGGGATGGCGGCTGCACGCCCTGCCGGCCCCGCCCAAGGGCACGGCCTGGCGGGTCCTCGGCCACCGGGCGCCCGACCCGCGCTGGGCCGACTGGCTCGACCTGCGCGACGCCGAAATAGCCGCCTGA
- a CDS encoding tryptophan 2,3-dioxygenase translates to MGHTERGAAAVAATGDPVPTGAVIRTVNADERAARAVANAGEPTLEFADRTPYDAYVHASTLHTLQQTLSKDPGEMSFLMISQIMELYFGLTCFELRETRERLRDDDVWGALPSLRRAALHLEGLNAAWHGLRWMTPADFNKFRDLLGEGSGFQSAMYRQLEFLLGLKTASLVRPFRRQPAVYEALVDALHAPSLWDEVLVLLDRRGFDLPAALLDRDLTEPAEPDPAVELAWVRIYRDTGPDNHLRMLGEALAEVGEQFGDWRYQHLKATQRAMGAKAGTGGSGGVAWLQRSMARTVFPELWSARTLM, encoded by the coding sequence ATGGGGCACACGGAGCGCGGGGCAGCGGCGGTGGCGGCGACCGGGGACCCGGTACCGACCGGCGCGGTGATCCGTACGGTGAACGCCGACGAGCGGGCCGCCCGGGCGGTTGCCAACGCGGGCGAGCCGACGCTGGAGTTCGCCGACCGGACGCCGTACGACGCGTACGTGCACGCCAGCACGCTGCACACGTTGCAGCAGACGCTGAGCAAGGACCCGGGCGAGATGTCGTTCCTGATGATCAGCCAGATCATGGAGCTCTACTTCGGGCTGACCTGCTTCGAACTGCGCGAGACCCGGGAGCGGCTGCGCGACGACGACGTCTGGGGCGCCCTGCCCTCGCTGCGCCGGGCGGCGCTGCACCTGGAGGGGCTGAACGCGGCCTGGCACGGCCTGCGCTGGATGACCCCGGCCGACTTCAACAAGTTCCGCGACCTGCTCGGCGAGGGCTCCGGTTTCCAGTCCGCGATGTACCGCCAACTGGAGTTCCTGCTCGGTCTGAAGACCGCCTCGCTGGTCCGCCCGTTCCGCCGCCAGCCGGCCGTGTACGAGGCCCTGGTCGACGCCCTGCACGCCCCGAGCCTCTGGGACGAGGTGCTGGTGCTGCTCGACCGCCGCGGCTTCGACCTGCCGGCGGCGTTGCTCGACCGGGACCTCACCGAGCCGGCCGAGCCGGACCCGGCGGTCGAGTTGGCCTGGGTCCGGATCTACCGGGACACCGGCCCGGACAACCACCTGCGGATGCTCGGCGAGGCGCTGGCCGAGGTCGGCGAGCAGTTCGGCGACTGGCGTTACCAGCACCTGAAGGCGACCCAGCGGGCGATGGGCGCGAAGGCCGGCACCGGCGGCTCGGGCGGCGTGGCCTGGCTGCAACGGAGCATGGCCCGTACGGTCTTTCCCGAGCTGTGGTCGGCCCGGACGCTGATGTGA
- the ctaJ gene encoding aa3-type cytochrome oxidase subunit CtaJ, translating into MSATEQWTVTDTLLYFVGIPAAVVLVIAVLALAGSGGRSARRYRPGRPFDFTPVWFLSAPENLAGSAAAALRASGRTAELTGAETETTGTPSQAGTTGGASDRW; encoded by the coding sequence TTGTCTGCTACCGAGCAGTGGACGGTTACCGACACCTTGCTGTATTTCGTCGGGATCCCGGCCGCCGTGGTGCTGGTGATCGCCGTGCTGGCGCTCGCCGGTAGCGGCGGACGGAGTGCTCGACGGTATCGGCCGGGACGGCCATTCGACTTCACCCCGGTCTGGTTCCTGTCCGCGCCGGAGAACCTGGCCGGATCGGCCGCCGCGGCCCTGCGGGCCAGCGGCCGGACCGCCGAGCTGACCGGCGCGGAGACCGAGACCACGGGTACGCCGAGTCAGGCGGGCACAACGGGAGGCGCAAGTGACCGCTGGTGA
- a CDS encoding ABC transporter ATP-binding protein, with protein MPATSTDDAVSIERVSKTYGGEQPVVALADVDVRFLRGTATAVMGPSGSGKSTLLHCAAGLDRPTSGRVRIGATDLSSMSEKQLTKLRRTRIGFVFQAFNLVGALTVEQNILLPSRLSGHRPDRAWLDEVIGRVGLGDRLRHRPSELSGGQQQRVAIARALVGRPEVIFCDEPTGALDTQTAAEVLTLLRAVVDEAGQTVIMVTHDPVAASYADRVVVLADGRIVQDMPQPGAERIAEQLALLGRRQPVGEQPVAGRQQVGERPVTGQQHVDSRQPATSREG; from the coding sequence ATGCCAGCGACCTCGACCGACGATGCGGTCAGCATCGAACGTGTCAGCAAGACGTACGGCGGTGAGCAGCCGGTCGTGGCGCTGGCCGACGTCGACGTCCGGTTCCTCCGAGGGACGGCGACGGCGGTGATGGGCCCGTCCGGCTCCGGCAAGAGCACCCTGCTGCACTGCGCGGCGGGCCTGGACCGGCCCACCTCGGGCCGGGTACGGATCGGCGCCACCGACCTGTCGTCCATGTCCGAGAAGCAGTTGACCAAGCTGCGCCGCACCCGGATCGGGTTCGTGTTCCAGGCGTTCAACCTGGTGGGCGCGCTGACCGTGGAGCAGAACATCCTGCTGCCGTCGCGGCTGTCGGGCCACCGGCCGGACCGGGCGTGGCTGGACGAGGTGATCGGTCGGGTGGGCCTCGGCGACCGGCTGCGGCACCGGCCGTCGGAGCTCTCCGGTGGCCAGCAGCAGCGGGTCGCGATCGCCCGGGCACTGGTCGGCCGACCCGAGGTGATCTTCTGTGACGAACCGACCGGTGCGCTCGACACGCAGACCGCGGCGGAGGTCCTGACGTTGCTGCGAGCGGTGGTCGACGAGGCCGGGCAGACCGTCATCATGGTGACCCACGACCCGGTCGCCGCGTCCTACGCCGACCGGGTCGTGGTCCTCGCCGACGGCCGGATCGTGCAGGACATGCCGCAGCCCGGCGCCGAACGGATCGCCGAACAGCTGGCGCTGCTCGGCCGCCGGCAACCGGTGGGGGAGCAGCCCGTCGCCGGCCGGCAGCAGGTGGGCGAGCGGCCCGTCACGGGCCAGCAGCACGTCGACAGCCGGCAGCCCGCCACGAGCCGGGAGGGCTGA
- the kynU gene encoding kynureninase, with translation MHAAEEEAHRLDAADPGHRDLFLIPPAEGGRYADSAYLVGNSLGLQPRATRTELLEELDKWAGLAIEGHFEGDRPWTPYVGLLTGPAARLVGALPAETVVMNTLTVNLHLLMVSFYRPSGARTRIVIEDTAFPSDSYAVRSQATFHGLDPDDTVVRLRARPGEENLRTSDVLDYLDREGDRVALVLLGGVNYLTGELMDIEAITRAGHAAGAVVGWDLAHAAGNVPLRLHDWEVDFAAWCTYKYLNSGPGSVGAAFVHERHLGRTDLPRFDGWWGNEPATRFEMTAEIRPPATADAWQISNPPILAMGPVRTSLELFDSVGMAALRERSIRLTAYAERLLDEVVATRPISVLTPRDPQRRGAQLSLRIGRGSAADLARRLRFEHGVFTDSREPDVIRAAPVPLYSTYHDCWRLADALARTVGE, from the coding sequence ATGCACGCTGCCGAAGAAGAAGCCCACCGTCTCGACGCCGCCGATCCGGGGCACCGGGACCTGTTCCTGATCCCGCCGGCCGAGGGCGGCCGGTACGCCGACAGCGCGTACCTGGTCGGCAACTCCCTCGGCCTGCAGCCCCGGGCGACCCGTACCGAGCTGCTGGAGGAGCTGGACAAGTGGGCGGGGCTGGCAATCGAGGGCCACTTCGAGGGGGACCGCCCCTGGACCCCGTACGTCGGTCTGCTCACCGGCCCGGCCGCGCGACTGGTCGGCGCGCTCCCGGCGGAGACCGTGGTGATGAACACCCTCACGGTCAACCTGCACCTGCTGATGGTCTCGTTCTACCGGCCGTCCGGCGCCCGCACCCGGATCGTCATCGAGGACACCGCGTTCCCCTCGGACAGCTACGCGGTCCGCAGCCAGGCCACCTTCCACGGCCTCGACCCCGACGACACGGTGGTACGGCTGCGCGCCCGACCGGGCGAGGAGAACCTGCGCACCTCCGACGTGCTCGACTACCTCGACCGGGAGGGTGACCGGGTCGCCCTGGTGCTGCTCGGCGGGGTGAACTACCTCACCGGCGAGCTGATGGACATCGAGGCGATCACCCGGGCCGGTCACGCCGCCGGTGCGGTGGTGGGCTGGGACCTCGCCCACGCCGCCGGCAACGTGCCGCTGCGGCTGCACGACTGGGAGGTGGACTTCGCCGCCTGGTGCACGTACAAGTACCTGAACTCGGGGCCGGGGTCGGTGGGCGCCGCGTTCGTCCACGAACGGCACCTCGGCAGAACCGACCTGCCCCGGTTCGACGGCTGGTGGGGAAACGAGCCGGCGACCCGGTTCGAGATGACGGCGGAGATCCGGCCGCCGGCCACCGCCGACGCCTGGCAGATCTCCAACCCGCCGATCCTCGCCATGGGCCCGGTCCGGACCTCGCTGGAACTCTTCGACTCCGTCGGCATGGCCGCGCTGCGCGAACGGAGCATCCGGTTGACCGCGTACGCAGAGCGCCTGCTCGACGAGGTGGTCGCGACCCGGCCGATCAGCGTCCTGACCCCGCGTGACCCGCAGCGGCGTGGCGCCCAGCTCTCCCTGCGGATCGGCCGGGGCAGCGCCGCCGACCTTGCCCGACGGCTCCGGTTCGAGCACGGTGTGTTCACCGACTCACGCGAGCCGGACGTGATCCGGGCCGCACCGGTGCCGCTCTACTCGACGTACCACGACTGCTGGCGGCTTGCCGACGCGCTCGCCCGTACGGTCGGGGAGTAG
- a CDS encoding ribose-5-phosphate isomerase, which yields MRVYLGSDHAGFELKVHLVNHLAKQGYEVVDVGPHVFDPDDDYPAFCLHTGDNVVDDPDSLGVVIGGSGNGEQIAANKVAGVRAALAWSVETAQLSRQHNDANVVAVGARQHTLDEATAIVEAFLTTPFSGNERHARRIEQVTEYEETGALPHLPS from the coding sequence ATGCGCGTCTACCTGGGATCCGACCACGCCGGCTTCGAGTTGAAGGTGCACCTGGTCAACCACCTGGCCAAGCAGGGCTACGAAGTGGTTGACGTGGGTCCGCACGTGTTCGACCCGGACGACGACTACCCGGCGTTCTGCCTGCACACCGGCGACAACGTGGTCGACGACCCGGACAGCCTCGGGGTGGTCATCGGCGGCTCCGGCAACGGCGAGCAGATCGCCGCGAACAAGGTCGCCGGGGTACGCGCGGCGCTGGCCTGGAGCGTCGAGACAGCCCAGCTCTCCCGGCAGCACAACGACGCGAACGTGGTCGCGGTCGGTGCCCGGCAGCACACCCTGGACGAGGCGACCGCGATCGTGGAGGCGTTCCTCACCACCCCGTTCTCCGGCAACGAGCGGCACGCCCGGCGGATCGAACAGGTCACCGAGTACGAGGAGACCGGCGCCCTGCCGCACCTGCCGTCCTGA
- a CDS encoding Lrp/AsnC family transcriptional regulator: MDDMDWALLRELQADARLSYSELSRRVHLSPPAVAERVRRLEEAGVVTGYHAHVDLARAGRSVVALIRMSCYGPRCILRDPSVTGWPEVLEIHRITGDACSVLKVAAGSIDAFEQVIDRLAPYGQPSSTMVLSSPLNWHPVTPLPEQSTP; encoded by the coding sequence GTGGACGACATGGACTGGGCGCTGCTGCGCGAGTTGCAGGCCGACGCCCGGCTCTCGTACAGCGAGCTGTCCCGGCGGGTGCACCTGTCCCCACCGGCGGTCGCCGAGCGGGTCCGCCGGCTGGAGGAGGCCGGGGTGGTGACCGGCTACCACGCCCATGTCGACCTGGCCCGAGCCGGCCGCAGCGTGGTGGCACTGATCCGGATGTCCTGTTACGGCCCCCGCTGCATCCTGCGCGACCCGTCCGTGACCGGTTGGCCGGAAGTGCTGGAGATCCACCGGATCACCGGCGACGCGTGCAGTGTGCTGAAGGTCGCGGCCGGGTCGATCGACGCGTTCGAGCAGGTGATCGACCGGCTCGCCCCGTACGGCCAGCCGTCGAGCACGATGGTCCTCTCGTCCCCGCTGAACTGGCACCCGGTGACACCGCTGCCGGAGCAGTCCACCCCCTGA
- the pepN gene encoding aminopeptidase N, which translates to MRNLTQVEATERARLLDVTGYDISLDLTSGGQAADNRTFRSVTEVRFRCAEPGAGTFIEVAADSVRTATLNGTPVDLGTWSAETGLTLTDLAAENTLVVDADFLYSASGQGLHRSVDPVDGETYLYSQFETADAQRVFACFDQPDLKSVYTWHATVPVHWRAISNMPVTAEETDGGATKTVHFAESARMSTYITALCAGPYHEVRYSHDGISMGYYCRASMAEHMDADDLHLITTQGFDFFHEQFGVRYPLPKYDQLWVPDFNAGAMENFGCVTHSETHYIFRSQVTDFEYEQRANTILHELAHMWFGNLVTMRWWNDLWLNESFAEWASHWANTHATRFSDAWTTFLSIRKNWGYRQDQLSSTHPVYCEMPDLEAVEVNFDGITYAKGASVLKQLVAYVGEEPFRAGLRSYFGRYAWGNATFDDLLSELETASGRELRKFAAQWLETAQVNTLRPEVEIAADGTYQRVVVRQEAPADYPTLRTHRIGVGLYDLRDGRLVRRDRLEVDVSGEATELTQLAGVAAPDVLLLNDDDLTYAKLRLDESSMATVVQHVSAFESSLPRALCWAAAWDMVRDAELSGRDYVALVLAGLPAESDINLVTQTLRQAASTLAMYADPDWAPTGWADLARTARTAVRLAEPGSGLQLAWARAYASAARSEEDLATLRGWLDGTDVPQGLAIDTELRWTLLRALVATGAAGIPEIDAELAGDRTASGEREAALTRALVPTPEHKAEVWASLTGDEILPNWRSRALLQGFQHPAQVELSAPYTSRYFEALGRVWASRDSEPAQEFVILAYPAYQVSADTVAATDEWLAQEGHPAPLRRLVSEGRDGVVRAIKARARDAATA; encoded by the coding sequence GTGCGCAACCTTACCCAGGTCGAGGCGACCGAGCGGGCCCGCCTGCTCGACGTCACCGGGTATGACATCAGCCTGGATCTGACCTCCGGCGGCCAGGCCGCCGACAATCGCACCTTCCGTTCGGTGACCGAGGTCAGGTTCCGTTGCGCCGAGCCGGGTGCCGGCACCTTCATCGAGGTGGCCGCGGACTCGGTCCGCACCGCCACCCTGAACGGCACGCCCGTCGATCTCGGCACCTGGTCCGCCGAGACGGGCCTCACCCTGACCGACCTGGCGGCCGAGAACACCCTGGTCGTCGACGCCGACTTCCTCTACTCCGCGAGCGGGCAGGGTCTGCACCGCAGCGTCGACCCGGTGGACGGCGAGACCTACCTCTACAGCCAGTTCGAGACGGCCGACGCCCAGCGGGTGTTCGCCTGCTTCGACCAGCCCGACCTGAAGAGCGTCTACACCTGGCACGCCACCGTCCCGGTGCACTGGCGGGCGATCTCGAACATGCCGGTGACCGCCGAGGAGACCGACGGCGGTGCGACGAAGACCGTCCACTTTGCCGAGTCGGCCCGGATGAGCACCTACATCACCGCGCTCTGCGCCGGCCCGTACCACGAGGTCCGGTACAGCCACGACGGCATCAGCATGGGTTACTACTGCCGGGCCAGCATGGCCGAGCACATGGACGCCGACGACCTGCACCTCATCACCACGCAGGGCTTCGACTTCTTCCACGAGCAGTTCGGGGTCCGCTACCCGCTGCCCAAGTACGACCAGCTCTGGGTGCCCGACTTCAACGCCGGTGCGATGGAGAACTTCGGCTGCGTCACCCACTCGGAGACGCACTACATCTTCCGCTCCCAGGTCACCGACTTCGAGTACGAGCAGCGGGCGAACACGATCCTGCACGAGCTGGCCCACATGTGGTTCGGCAACCTGGTCACCATGCGCTGGTGGAACGACCTGTGGCTGAACGAGTCGTTCGCCGAGTGGGCCAGCCACTGGGCCAACACGCACGCCACCCGGTTCTCCGACGCGTGGACCACCTTCCTGTCCATCCGGAAGAACTGGGGCTACCGGCAGGACCAGCTCTCCTCGACCCACCCGGTCTACTGCGAGATGCCCGACCTGGAGGCGGTCGAGGTCAACTTCGACGGAATCACGTACGCCAAGGGCGCCAGCGTGCTCAAGCAGCTCGTCGCGTACGTGGGCGAGGAGCCGTTCCGGGCCGGTCTGCGCAGCTACTTCGGCCGGTACGCCTGGGGCAACGCCACCTTCGACGACCTGCTCTCCGAACTGGAGACGGCCTCCGGCCGGGAGCTGCGCAAGTTCGCCGCCCAGTGGCTGGAGACGGCGCAGGTCAACACGCTGCGCCCCGAGGTGGAGATCGCCGCCGACGGCACCTACCAGCGGGTGGTCGTACGCCAGGAGGCCCCCGCCGACTACCCCACCCTGCGTACGCACCGGATCGGGGTCGGCCTGTACGACCTGCGCGACGGCCGGCTGGTCCGGCGGGACCGGCTCGAGGTCGACGTGTCCGGTGAGGCCACCGAGCTGACCCAGCTCGCCGGGGTGGCGGCGCCGGACGTGCTGCTGCTCAACGACGACGACCTGACCTACGCCAAGCTGCGCCTCGACGAGAGCTCGATGGCAACCGTGGTGCAGCACGTCAGCGCGTTCGAGTCGTCCCTGCCCCGGGCGCTGTGCTGGGCCGCCGCCTGGGACATGGTGCGCGACGCCGAGTTGTCCGGCCGCGACTACGTCGCGCTGGTGCTGGCCGGGCTGCCCGCCGAGAGCGACATCAACCTGGTCACCCAGACCCTGCGTCAGGCCGCCAGCACGCTCGCCATGTACGCCGACCCGGACTGGGCACCCACCGGTTGGGCGGACCTGGCGCGTACGGCCAGGACCGCGGTCCGGCTGGCCGAACCGGGCAGCGGACTCCAGCTCGCCTGGGCCCGGGCCTACGCCTCCGCGGCCCGGTCCGAGGAGGACCTCGCCACGCTGCGCGGCTGGCTCGACGGCACCGACGTGCCGCAGGGGCTGGCCATCGACACCGAGCTGCGGTGGACCCTGCTGCGGGCCCTGGTCGCCACCGGTGCCGCCGGCATCCCCGAGATCGACGCCGAGCTGGCCGGTGACCGGACCGCGAGCGGTGAGCGCGAGGCGGCGCTGACCCGTGCGCTGGTGCCGACGCCGGAGCACAAGGCCGAGGTCTGGGCGTCGCTGACCGGCGACGAGATCCTGCCGAACTGGCGCAGCCGGGCACTGTTGCAGGGCTTCCAGCACCCGGCGCAGGTGGAGCTGAGTGCGCCGTACACCAGCAGGTACTTCGAGGCGCTCGGTCGGGTGTGGGCGAGCCGGGACAGCGAGCCCGCCCAGGAGTTCGTCATCCTGGCCTACCCGGCCTACCAGGTCAGCGCGGACACCGTTGCCGCCACCGACGAGTGGTTGGCCCAGGAGGGTCACCCGGCACCGTTGCGCCGGCTGGTGTCCGAGGGCCGCGACGGTGTGGTCCGGGCGATCAAGGCTCGGGCCCGGGACGCCGCGACCGCCTGA
- a CDS encoding DUF5130 family protein — protein MTEYSPAQPEPTGHPDVLDGPFSTRQLLRIDEALRLADQGSELTFTVYVGALDEPVREHAVRLLDQLAEPDRSVLIAVSPNQRLLEVVTGAEARKRIPDRDAKLAALSMVAAFGGGDLAGGIISGLDQLASRAGKA, from the coding sequence ATGACGGAGTACAGCCCGGCGCAGCCGGAGCCGACCGGTCACCCGGACGTGCTCGACGGCCCGTTCTCGACCCGCCAACTGCTCCGCATCGACGAGGCGCTCCGCCTCGCCGACCAGGGCAGCGAGTTGACCTTCACGGTCTACGTCGGCGCCCTCGACGAGCCCGTACGCGAACACGCGGTGCGGCTGCTGGACCAGCTCGCCGAGCCGGACCGGTCGGTCCTGATCGCCGTCTCGCCGAACCAGCGGTTGCTGGAGGTGGTCACCGGCGCCGAGGCCCGCAAGCGGATCCCGGACCGGGACGCCAAGCTGGCCGCACTGTCCATGGTGGCCGCCTTCGGTGGCGGCGACCTGGCCGGCGGCATCATCAGCGGCCTCGACCAGCTCGCCAGCCGCGCCGGCAAGGCGTAG
- a CDS encoding class F sortase: protein MGGRLAPVRAAHSRVCRLAARLATEASAASIVTPDTADRVAPGTLRPDRARAAGSGHAVGTARAVGTVRPPGQRVTRTRQVRRRPGPIPIIIVLMGLIITGFGVQYVTGTNFLPGFSSGSRPPPRKFPVMEPSPPTAVAIHSLDVRARVHRVGIAPDGSIAVPPPDRYQEAGWYDQSPTPGQYGPSVIVGHVDTRTGPAVFHDLADIRPGAEIEVTRMDRSVAVFEVNSVKRYDKSELPTEQVFDDFDRPGLRLITCGGRWVGGTTGYADNVVVFASLVSARPPK from the coding sequence ATGGGCGGTCGCCTCGCGCCGGTCCGGGCGGCGCACAGCCGGGTGTGCCGCCTCGCCGCGCGGCTCGCCACCGAGGCGTCGGCGGCGAGCATCGTCACCCCGGACACCGCCGACCGGGTCGCACCCGGAACGCTCCGCCCCGACCGGGCCCGGGCGGCCGGATCGGGTCACGCCGTCGGGACGGCCCGTGCGGTCGGCACCGTCCGGCCGCCCGGCCAGCGGGTCACCCGGACCCGTCAGGTACGCCGACGCCCCGGACCGATACCGATCATCATCGTGCTGATGGGCCTGATCATCACCGGGTTCGGGGTGCAGTACGTGACCGGCACCAACTTCCTGCCCGGTTTCAGCTCCGGCAGCCGGCCACCCCCGCGCAAGTTCCCGGTCATGGAGCCGAGCCCGCCGACCGCCGTCGCGATCCACTCGCTGGACGTCCGGGCCCGGGTGCACCGGGTCGGGATCGCACCGGACGGTTCGATCGCCGTACCGCCGCCCGACCGTTACCAGGAGGCCGGCTGGTACGACCAGAGCCCCACCCCGGGCCAGTACGGACCGTCCGTCATCGTCGGCCACGTGGACACCCGTACCGGTCCGGCGGTCTTCCACGACCTGGCCGACATCCGGCCCGGCGCCGAGATCGAGGTCACCCGGATGGACCGCTCGGTGGCCGTCTTCGAGGTGAACTCCGTCAAGCGGTACGACAAGTCGGAACTCCCCACCGAGCAGGTGTTCGACGACTTCGACCGCCCCGGCCTGCGCCTGATCACCTGCGGTGGTCGGTGGGTGGGCGGCACGACCGGGTACGCCGACAACGTGGTGGTGTTCGCCTCACTGGTCTCCGCCCGACCGCCCAAGTGA
- a CDS encoding DsbA family protein, which yields MYFDPACPWAWMTSRWLLEVEQVRPVDVEFRVMSLAVLNEGRDELPETYREFLKTAWGPVRLCIAVEQKYGQKAVRDLYTALGNRIHPGGEKRGPALYEAALADVGLDPSLAAAADSTEYDEALRASHEAGMRPVGNDVGTPVIHAPGPVDGETVAFFGPVVTPAPKGDAAGRLWDGVLLVAGTPGFYELKRSRTIGPIFD from the coding sequence ATGTACTTCGATCCGGCCTGCCCCTGGGCCTGGATGACCTCCCGCTGGCTGCTGGAGGTGGAGCAGGTCCGCCCGGTCGACGTCGAATTCCGGGTGATGAGCCTGGCCGTGCTCAACGAGGGCCGGGACGAACTGCCGGAAACCTACCGGGAATTTCTCAAGACGGCGTGGGGTCCGGTGCGTCTCTGCATCGCCGTCGAACAGAAGTACGGCCAGAAGGCGGTGCGGGACCTCTACACCGCGCTCGGCAACCGGATCCACCCCGGCGGTGAGAAGCGCGGCCCGGCGCTGTACGAGGCCGCCCTCGCCGACGTCGGCCTGGACCCGTCGCTCGCCGCCGCCGCCGACTCGACCGAGTACGACGAGGCGCTGCGCGCCAGCCACGAGGCCGGCATGCGTCCGGTCGGCAACGACGTCGGCACCCCGGTGATCCACGCCCCCGGCCCGGTCGACGGCGAGACGGTCGCCTTCTTCGGCCCGGTTGTCACCCCGGCCCCCAAGGGCGACGCGGCCGGACGGCTCTGGGACGGCGTGCTCCTGGTCGCCGGCACCCCCGGCTTCTACGAGCTGAAGCGCTCCCGCACGATCGGCCCGATCTTCGACTGA
- a CDS encoding DUF1015 family protein has protein sequence MTVVHPINRAWITTGGTGAQNYDEFADDAEITAIIEANPHSALAIEMPHRAPESLGRSFAEALPEAVARLAEAKADGSYTPADRVVVLYRISSPVDEPGYGLFALVDTDEISTSADEPGLVIRNEDVFIAKVRERVALAEATGHLLSPVLLLQTGRGDELHAALAAATDAAGAPAATDTDQAGRTHAIWLLGPGPAQDELCALAGAGELVVADGNHRSLAAQTGGLPRFLSVITTPASVAIQPYNRLVSELTSSAEDLLGRLREAGARVEPVAGPPAVPAAGEPVQLYLAGQAYTVTLPAGPGNVVENLDHALVERVLLRDALGLDPGDKRITYVGGDYPAQWLATEVDSGRAELAVLIAPVTVDDFVAVNLARQKMPRKSTWFTPKARGGLVLAELKA, from the coding sequence ATGACGGTCGTACACCCGATCAACCGGGCCTGGATCACCACCGGCGGCACCGGGGCGCAGAACTACGACGAGTTCGCCGACGACGCGGAGATCACCGCGATCATCGAGGCCAACCCGCACAGCGCCCTCGCCATCGAGATGCCCCACCGGGCGCCGGAGAGCCTCGGTCGCTCCTTCGCCGAGGCCCTGCCCGAGGCGGTCGCCCGGCTGGCCGAGGCGAAGGCCGACGGCAGCTACACCCCGGCCGACCGGGTGGTGGTGCTGTACCGGATCAGCTCACCGGTCGACGAGCCCGGTTACGGGCTGTTCGCCCTGGTCGACACCGACGAGATCTCCACCAGCGCGGACGAGCCGGGGCTGGTGATCCGTAACGAGGACGTCTTCATCGCCAAGGTCCGGGAGCGGGTGGCACTCGCCGAGGCGACCGGGCACCTGCTCTCACCCGTACTGCTGCTCCAGACCGGGCGGGGCGACGAGCTGCACGCCGCGCTCGCGGCGGCGACCGACGCGGCCGGGGCGCCCGCGGCGACCGACACCGACCAGGCCGGGCGGACGCACGCCATCTGGCTGCTCGGACCGGGACCCGCCCAGGACGAACTGTGCGCGTTGGCCGGCGCCGGTGAACTGGTCGTCGCGGACGGTAACCACCGCAGCCTGGCCGCACAGACCGGCGGCCTCCCGCGTTTCCTCAGCGTGATCACCACCCCGGCGTCGGTGGCGATCCAGCCCTACAACCGGCTGGTCAGCGAGCTGACCAGCAGCGCCGAGGACCTGCTCGGTCGGCTGCGGGAGGCGGGCGCCCGGGTCGAGCCGGTCGCCGGCCCACCGGCGGTACCGGCGGCCGGCGAACCGGTCCAGCTCTACCTCGCCGGTCAGGCGTACACCGTCACCCTGCCGGCCGGTCCCGGCAACGTGGTGGAGAACCTCGACCACGCCCTGGTCGAGCGGGTCCTGCTGCGCGACGCCCTCGGGCTGGATCCGGGCGACAAGCGGATCACGTACGTCGGCGGCGACTACCCGGCGCAGTGGCTGGCCACCGAGGTCGACTCCGGTCGGGCTGAGCTCGCCGTCCTGATCGCCCCGGTGACCGTGGACGACTTCGTGGCGGTGAACCTGGCCCGGCAGAAGATGCCCCGCAAGAGCACCTGGTTCACCCCGAAGGCCCGTGGTGGCCTGGTGCTGGCGGAGCTGAAGGCATGA